One Methanohalophilus mahii DSM 5219 genomic window carries:
- a CDS encoding ATP-binding protein: MDNDDDILAYATGTKGGSVSSREPVEDFEEYVPDTVDNPDESFFDDALGTITTGIDPLEITEAGARLTGYITASHRPNVRLGTYVLVPYGDEDLFARVWKLQYLQEFEVDDATELHSRRMLKANNTNEIDYKFLAYLDPLCILSPAKAGLMRRMADRLPRPNTPILPVSEKLKIQTGLNIPTEGIFLGHLSVGGELVRTHASPPTVAYYLRNDYSMGDPLMFRHMLVCGSTGTGKTFLTKNILRQFLASDNQYLVRGEQGRKKNPCLVIMDPQDEYSQLFEDNAEIGYADEVTFAEEDVLHGGHQDTRTFLASVDGQSYPGKSRAQQMEFTIPFELVRNNSWLISAAELTENQYIGLELLLEDYFRTPANHTYQGFTDFIADEGTRSVYVDSGKIHESSYDAIVRKVKNRSFSKVFDQPAKPITEILDEVFKPGRVSVFPTEYINNSRIRDLITLTLMTIVVDNKLSTSGNDSVKKTPVLLALDEAHRYLSGAMSAHSRRIVSRFADAARQGRKETLGLFLITQDPQDIDDTVLKQINSRIILNLSNDNAINALNVPLEFEKRIPYLRKGQMIIQSPDNSDIVEVTGLHKCVVKHA; the protein is encoded by the coding sequence ATGGATAATGATGACGATATACTTGCTTATGCCACAGGTACTAAGGGGGGCAGTGTATCCTCGAGAGAACCGGTTGAAGATTTTGAGGAATATGTTCCTGATACAGTGGATAATCCGGATGAATCATTCTTTGATGATGCGCTGGGTACAATTACAACAGGGATCGATCCTCTGGAAATAACTGAAGCAGGTGCACGACTTACTGGTTACATTACTGCTTCACACAGGCCGAATGTCAGGCTTGGTACATATGTACTGGTTCCCTATGGAGATGAAGATCTGTTTGCAAGGGTCTGGAAGCTGCAGTACCTTCAGGAATTTGAAGTGGATGATGCGACAGAATTGCATTCCAGACGCATGTTAAAGGCCAATAATACCAATGAGATAGATTATAAATTCCTTGCATATCTCGACCCTCTATGTATCCTGTCTCCCGCAAAGGCAGGCCTAATGCGTCGCATGGCCGACAGGCTTCCCCGGCCCAATACTCCAATATTGCCCGTTTCTGAAAAACTCAAGATCCAGACAGGTCTCAACATCCCTACTGAAGGTATTTTTCTGGGACATTTGAGTGTGGGGGGTGAACTTGTCAGGACACATGCTTCTCCTCCAACAGTTGCCTACTACCTGCGTAACGATTATTCAATGGGGGATCCGCTTATGTTCCGTCATATGCTGGTGTGTGGAAGTACCGGTACGGGGAAAACCTTCCTAACAAAGAATATTCTGCGCCAATTCCTAGCATCGGACAACCAGTATCTTGTAAGGGGTGAACAGGGCAGAAAGAAAAACCCGTGTCTTGTGATTATGGACCCGCAGGATGAATATTCCCAGTTGTTTGAGGATAATGCGGAGATAGGATATGCCGACGAAGTAACCTTTGCAGAAGAGGATGTCTTGCACGGGGGACATCAGGATACAAGGACATTCCTGGCAAGTGTGGATGGTCAGTCCTATCCGGGTAAATCCCGTGCACAACAAATGGAATTTACAATTCCTTTCGAACTTGTAAGGAATAATTCCTGGTTGATATCAGCAGCTGAATTGACGGAAAACCAGTATATAGGCCTTGAGCTGTTGCTTGAGGATTATTTCAGGACTCCTGCAAACCATACCTATCAGGGATTTACGGATTTTATTGCAGATGAAGGCACACGTTCTGTTTATGTGGATAGTGGAAAAATCCATGAATCTTCCTATGATGCCATTGTGCGTAAGGTCAAAAACCGCTCATTCAGCAAGGTATTCGACCAGCCGGCAAAACCGATAACCGAAATACTTGATGAGGTTTTCAAGCCGGGCAGGGTCAGTGTTTTTCCGACCGAGTATATAAATAATAGTCGTATAAGAGATCTCATTACTCTCACCTTGATGACAATTGTAGTTGATAACAAACTCAGTACATCAGGCAACGATTCTGTTAAGAAAACCCCTGTATTACTGGCTCTTGATGAAGCACATAGATATCTTTCCGGTGCGATGTCGGCTCATTCCAGACGTATCGTATCCAGATTCGCAGATGCAGCAAGACAGGGGCGCAAGGAGACACTTGGTCTTTTCCTGATTACCCAGGATCCACAGGATATCGATGATACGGTGCTCAAGCAGATAAATAGCCGTATTATTCTTAATCTCTCAAACGACAATGCCATAAATGCATTAAATGTTCCACTGGAATTTGAAAAAAGGATTCCTTATCTTCGCAAGGGGCAGATGATAATTCAGAGTCCGGATAACAGTGATATTGTAGAGGTTACCGGTCTGCATAAATGTGTGGTAAAACACGCCTGA
- a CDS encoding PAS domain-containing sensor histidine kinase — translation MGKIDKSKQNPTDMYSTLVKKSNDGIIIIQDEAIIFANPKFREIIGYKPEELKGMDFKNIFPPENINMISERYHRRLKKDPDIPERYETEMLSKKGSRVPVEISASYIEHNNRPADMAIIRDITERRDAEKRLEQYTKSLEKNYHIKELFGDIVSHDLKNPAGIIKGYSQLLADREEGAEKKKIALTINRNINRILELIENASVFVKLDTLTDIKFERSDLSMMLKKVADEYKEEIQEKEIDLKINDSGEYPANIHKSIHEAFSNLLSNAIKYGPEKGQITIDIIKDNGMWKILFIDEGEGVPDDKKELIFERFERAGSSVSIKGTGLGLAIVKKIMEIHGGQTGVEDREDRKGSVFWVTIPRA, via the coding sequence GTGGGAAAAATAGACAAATCAAAACAAAATCCTACGGATATGTATTCCACCCTGGTCAAAAAAAGTAATGACGGGATAATAATAATTCAGGATGAGGCCATAATATTTGCAAATCCTAAGTTCAGGGAGATTATAGGATATAAACCTGAAGAACTTAAGGGAATGGATTTCAAAAACATCTTTCCTCCTGAAAACATCAATATGATCAGCGAACGATATCATCGCAGGCTCAAAAAAGACCCTGATATCCCTGAAAGATATGAAACCGAAATGCTCAGCAAAAAAGGATCAAGGGTTCCTGTAGAGATCAGTGCATCTTACATAGAACACAACAACAGACCTGCTGATATGGCTATAATCAGAGATATAACAGAAAGAAGGGATGCAGAAAAAAGATTAGAACAATATACCAAAAGCCTTGAAAAAAATTATCATATCAAAGAGTTATTCGGAGATATAGTAAGCCATGATCTGAAAAATCCCGCAGGAATAATTAAGGGTTACTCACAGTTGCTGGCAGATAGGGAAGAGGGCGCAGAAAAAAAGAAGATAGCCCTTACTATCAACAGAAACATAAACCGGATACTGGAACTTATTGAAAATGCATCTGTTTTTGTAAAACTTGATACACTCACAGACATCAAATTCGAAAGATCAGACCTTTCCATGATGCTGAAAAAAGTCGCAGACGAATATAAAGAAGAAATTCAAGAAAAAGAGATCGATCTGAAAATAAATGATAGCGGAGAGTATCCCGCAAACATCCACAAATCAATCCATGAAGCATTTTCCAATCTCCTTTCAAATGCAATCAAATACGGACCTGAAAAAGGCCAAATAACCATCGATATAATAAAAGATAATGGCATGTGGAAGATACTTTTCATAGATGAGGGAGAGGGAGTACCCGATGATAAAAAAGAACTAATATTCGAAAGGTTCGAAAGGGCAGGATCATCAGTCAGCATAAAAGGGACCGGACTCGGACTTGCCATTGTAAAAAAGATAATGGAGATACATGGAGGCCAGACAGGTGTTGAAGACAGGGAAGATAGAAAGGGAAGCGTATTCTGGGTCACTATCCCCCGTGCCTGA
- a CDS encoding DUF3303 domain-containing protein translates to MLYMDVSTWEPTLSDKVIEHFKELKPPAGINIIKQWVDLTGGRYFILYECDDAEAYAAFNLPWSDICEIDSVPVMESTDFIKLMSKQ, encoded by the coding sequence ATGTTATATATGGATGTTAGTACATGGGAACCTACTCTCAGTGACAAGGTAATTGAACATTTCAAGGAACTGAAACCACCTGCAGGTATCAATATAATAAAACAGTGGGTTGACCTTACAGGAGGACGTTATTTCATCCTCTACGAATGTGATGATGCAGAAGCCTATGCGGCTTTCAACCTTCCGTGGTCCGATATCTGCGAAATAGACAGTGTTCCTGTGATGGAATCAACTGATTTCATAAAATTGATGTCAAAGCAATAA
- a CDS encoding ribbon-helix-helix domain-containing protein: MPKVSVDIPQQLLDDLNCHVGENRKFVSQSDAIRTAIRKLLDRMDDVDTRHGRVKE; encoded by the coding sequence ATGCCCAAGGTTAGTGTGGATATACCCCAGCAGTTGCTGGATGATCTTAATTGTCACGTAGGGGAAAACAGGAAATTCGTGAGCCAGTCGGATGCTATCCGGACTGCAATACGTAAATTACTGGATAGAATGGATGATGTGGATACAAGGCACGGAAGAGTTAAAGAATAA
- a CDS encoding sugar phosphate isomerase/epimerase family protein, which translates to MPPAIGFSARASGEKPLEWAYELEEMGYSAIELVQEGKQKITAENIGRLQQIKDTTNLTFTIHLPFSDINLATLNPGIHKEIIRQMGQCLHTASGLAEIAVVHPGYLSPEGALYPEKAWDNTIRSLKEMSTIAEEEGIMLALENMPDMPHIFGKYPAEILEIIEKVDSDNMGMTLDIGHANTMGLLDEFLDSCREIMIHSHIHDNHEKRDEHLPLGKGCIDWKKIFDRIEGYDGLFITEMKNLENGTECMEYLKSNLIL; encoded by the coding sequence TTGCCACCTGCAATCGGGTTTTCTGCAAGAGCAAGCGGGGAAAAGCCGCTTGAATGGGCTTATGAACTGGAAGAGATGGGATATTCAGCAATCGAACTTGTACAGGAAGGAAAACAGAAAATTACTGCTGAAAACATTGGCAGGCTACAACAGATAAAGGATACAACAAACCTAACCTTCACAATACACCTGCCATTTTCTGACATAAACCTTGCAACCCTCAATCCCGGCATACATAAAGAAATTATAAGGCAGATGGGACAGTGCCTGCACACAGCATCAGGTCTTGCTGAAATTGCAGTAGTCCATCCCGGTTATCTCTCTCCTGAAGGAGCATTATATCCCGAAAAAGCCTGGGATAATACGATAAGATCCCTGAAAGAGATGAGCACGATTGCAGAGGAAGAAGGAATTATGCTCGCACTGGAGAATATGCCAGATATGCCTCATATATTCGGAAAATATCCTGCTGAGATACTGGAAATAATAGAAAAGGTTGATTCGGATAATATGGGCATGACACTGGATATCGGCCATGCCAATACAATGGGCCTGCTTGATGAGTTTCTGGATTCCTGTAGAGAAATAATGATCCATTCCCACATACATGACAACCATGAAAAACGGGATGAACACCTCCCTCTTGGCAAGGGTTGTATTGACTGGAAAAAGATATTTGACAGGATAGAGGGTTATGATGGGTTGTTCATTACAGAAATGAAAAATCTGGAAAATGGTACAGAATGTATGGAATATTTGAAATCAAATCTTATTCTTTAA
- a CDS encoding RNA-binding domain-containing protein, whose amino-acid sequence MASVKLWACVNPTEDASKVCEGLTRISGLAPRLDDNIAVIDCNHRDLQIFHHLLRDEEILDTARSVLEKGIHSPEEKISFMLNKQVAFVGRISFPAGEEELGSIHVEIQCNGGELEDIINWLAPPTEEGKPVYEKDMPPLREGE is encoded by the coding sequence ATGGCCAGCGTTAAGTTATGGGCCTGTGTAAATCCAACAGAGGATGCCTCAAAGGTATGTGAGGGCCTTACAAGGATTAGTGGTCTTGCACCCCGTTTAGATGATAATATCGCAGTTATAGATTGCAACCATCGTGACCTGCAAATCTTCCACCACCTGCTGAGGGATGAAGAAATTCTCGATACTGCAAGGTCCGTTCTCGAAAAAGGAATACACAGCCCGGAAGAAAAAATAAGTTTCATGCTCAATAAACAGGTTGCTTTTGTGGGACGCATTAGTTTCCCTGCAGGAGAAGAAGAACTCGGGTCGATCCACGTGGAAATTCAATGCAATGGAGGAGAACTGGAAGACATAATAAACTGGTTAGCACCCCCCACAGAAGAAGGAAAACCTGTCTATGAAAAGGATATGCCTCCATTAAGAGAAGGTGAGTGA
- a CDS encoding dephospho-CoA kinase: MKIIAFVGMPASGKSEASKVIRNMGLNVINMGDVIREEVKHRQLEPTDSNTGMIANDLRDKEGMDAVARRCIPKIKQKGDDVVVIDGVRGIAEVETFKKEFGNEFSLIAISSPIENRFERVRKRCRSDDMQKIEDLKRRDEREMKWGMGQAMETADVTIDNTASLKEFRQHVKDTVERINGQR; encoded by the coding sequence ATGAAAATAATAGCCTTTGTAGGAATGCCCGCCTCCGGGAAATCCGAAGCCTCTAAAGTGATCCGGAATATGGGACTTAATGTAATCAATATGGGAGATGTGATCCGGGAAGAGGTCAAGCACCGCCAGCTCGAGCCAACAGACAGCAACACGGGAATGATAGCCAATGACCTGAGAGACAAAGAAGGTATGGATGCCGTTGCCAGGAGATGTATCCCGAAAATCAAACAGAAAGGTGACGATGTTGTTGTGATCGATGGCGTCCGCGGGATTGCAGAGGTGGAAACTTTCAAGAAAGAATTTGGAAATGAATTTTCATTAATAGCTATAAGCAGCCCTATTGAGAACCGGTTTGAACGTGTACGCAAAAGATGCAGAAGCGATGATATGCAAAAAATCGAAGATTTGAAGAGAAGGGATGAAAGGGAAATGAAATGGGGAATGGGCCAGGCAATGGAAACTGCCGATGTAACCATTGACAACACCGCAAGTCTCAAGGAATTCAGACAGCACGTAAAAGATACGGTGGAAAGGATAAATGGCCAGCGTTAA
- a CDS encoding tRNA dihydrouridine synthase — MRIGKVRLGGNLLLAPMAEVTNLAYRVVCRRRGASFAFTEMVNSEAILHGNRKSYQMASSCADEGIFGIQIFGNSPVSMAKAAGILENTKFPSIIDINAGCPSPRIRKTGAGSMLMEKPDVLENIVRCVVESVTVPVTVKIRVFRDVSQTVELASRLENAGASAITVHGRTATQQYSGLADHLYARRIKEELSIPVIANGDIRNGAFAAQLLEYTGCDGLMIGRAAMGDPDVFLRIETFLENGTEFPSADCDQRKNRLEEYLKLLESYGLEKNVNLAAHSAWFTRGLAGSRSFRKSIQNVKNSDGIISRMEVLCSES; from the coding sequence ATGCGAATCGGAAAGGTAAGACTTGGGGGAAACCTCCTGCTTGCTCCAATGGCAGAGGTGACAAATCTTGCCTACCGGGTAGTTTGCAGGCGCAGGGGGGCATCCTTTGCCTTTACCGAGATGGTTAATTCCGAAGCCATCCTGCATGGCAATAGAAAATCGTATCAGATGGCATCAAGCTGTGCAGATGAAGGTATATTCGGTATCCAGATATTTGGTAATTCCCCGGTCTCTATGGCAAAAGCAGCAGGTATACTTGAAAATACAAAATTCCCCTCTATTATAGATATTAATGCGGGATGCCCGTCTCCCAGAATCCGTAAAACGGGTGCAGGTTCAATGCTCATGGAAAAACCTGATGTGCTGGAAAATATTGTGCGTTGCGTGGTGGAGTCAGTAACTGTGCCGGTTACTGTAAAGATACGCGTATTCAGGGATGTGTCACAGACTGTAGAACTCGCATCAAGACTGGAAAACGCCGGTGCCTCAGCCATAACAGTCCATGGAAGGACTGCCACCCAGCAATATTCGGGGTTGGCGGATCATTTGTACGCTCGCAGGATTAAAGAGGAGTTATCAATTCCTGTTATTGCAAACGGGGATATCCGGAATGGTGCTTTTGCTGCCCAGCTCCTTGAATATACAGGATGTGACGGTCTTATGATAGGGCGGGCCGCAATGGGGGATCCTGATGTCTTTTTAAGGATAGAGACATTCCTTGAAAACGGCACAGAGTTTCCTTCTGCTGATTGTGATCAGCGAAAAAACCGTCTGGAGGAATACCTGAAACTGCTGGAATCGTATGGGTTGGAGAAAAACGTTAACCTGGCAGCACATTCCGCCTGGTTTACCAGGGGTCTTGCAGGTTCCAGGTCATTTCGCAAATCCATCCAGAATGTAAAAAATAGTGATGGTATTATTTCCAGGATGGAAGTGCTATGTAGCGAGTCATAA
- a CDS encoding pyruvate ferredoxin oxidoreductase subunit gamma yields MKEIRIHGRGGQGSVTAAELLAGAAFEDSQFSQAFPAFGVERRGAPVQAFTRISDAPIRLRSQIYEPDYVIVQDPTLIEVVDVESGAKDDGIILINSDFAPEDFDLDTNARIMTVNATKVALDIIGRPIVNTVLLGAFAGATGEVRASSIVNAVKGRFSGKIGEKNAEAVQKAYDLMAEEK; encoded by the coding sequence ATGAAAGAAATAAGAATACATGGTCGAGGCGGACAGGGTTCGGTAACAGCCGCCGAACTACTGGCAGGCGCCGCTTTTGAGGATAGCCAGTTCAGTCAGGCATTCCCGGCCTTTGGTGTCGAAAGACGTGGAGCACCGGTTCAGGCCTTCACACGGATAAGCGATGCTCCTATCAGGCTCAGGAGCCAGATATATGAACCGGATTATGTAATCGTTCAGGACCCCACACTCATTGAAGTAGTAGATGTAGAAAGCGGGGCAAAGGATGATGGTATCATACTGATTAACTCTGATTTTGCTCCGGAAGATTTTGATCTTGACACCAATGCCCGTATAATGACCGTTAATGCAACAAAGGTAGCTCTTGATATCATTGGCAGACCGATTGTCAATACTGTTCTTTTAGGGGCCTTTGCAGGTGCTACCGGCGAGGTCAGGGCCAGTTCAATTGTCAATGCGGTAAAAGGGCGCTTCTCTGGTAAGATCGGAGAGAAAAACGCAGAGGCTGTGCAGAAAGCCTATGATTTGATGGCGGAGGAAAAATAA
- the porD gene encoding pyruvate synthase subunit PorD: protein MSIPLGGVCEPGTTRLNKTGGWRTFRPVYDYDKCIKCKLCELLCPDMAVLPRDDGFFEFDYDYCKGCGICANECPTEAIDMVLEEK, encoded by the coding sequence ATGAGCATTCCACTTGGAGGAGTCTGTGAACCAGGTACTACGAGGTTAAACAAGACCGGTGGCTGGAGGACTTTCAGGCCAGTCTATGACTACGATAAATGTATCAAATGTAAATTATGTGAATTGCTCTGTCCCGACATGGCGGTACTACCCAGGGACGACGGGTTCTTTGAATTTGATTACGACTACTGCAAAGGATGTGGAATCTGTGCCAATGAATGTCCCACGGAAGCCATTGATATGGTACTGGAGGAAAAATAA
- the porA gene encoding pyruvate synthase subunit PorA, translated as MTVIRTLEKDKMDVAEGSYAVAHAVKVCRPNIISAYPITPQTHIVEDLSQFMADGEIPNCEYINVESEFSALSALVGSAAAGARCYSATTSQGLELMHEVLFNVSGMRLPVVMTIANRAVSAPINIWNDHQDSISQRDTGWIQMYAEDLQEISDMTAQAYRVAEDKDVMMPAMTCMDGFILSHVYEPVVLLEQDLVDEYLPAFEPEYTLDPKNPLTFGAFADPSAYTEFRYLQQQAMDNALPKIEEAANEFYEIFGRYYGGLIDEYETEDADIILMAMGSLVGTIRDVVDKLRAKGVKVGLLKVRTFRPFPAEAIKNVIKDAKVVVALDKNISLGLNEGSLFTETKASLYNTKVDVPIVGRMLGHGGRDIPVKTIEDIVEEAKGIISSGINTESKYADLKEELL; from the coding sequence ATGACAGTTATACGTACCCTTGAAAAGGATAAGATGGATGTGGCCGAAGGTTCCTATGCAGTGGCTCATGCTGTGAAGGTATGCAGGCCAAATATTATTTCCGCATATCCTATCACACCACAGACCCATATTGTGGAGGACCTTTCCCAGTTTATGGCCGATGGTGAGATTCCCAACTGTGAATATATAAACGTGGAATCCGAGTTCTCCGCCCTTTCAGCCCTAGTGGGATCCGCAGCAGCAGGTGCACGGTGTTATTCAGCCACCACCTCACAGGGTCTGGAACTGATGCACGAGGTTCTTTTCAATGTGTCAGGGATGCGCCTGCCAGTTGTAATGACCATAGCAAATCGTGCGGTCAGTGCCCCTATCAACATCTGGAACGATCATCAGGATTCCATTTCCCAGCGTGATACCGGCTGGATCCAGATGTATGCTGAGGACCTGCAGGAAATTTCGGATATGACCGCCCAGGCTTACAGGGTTGCAGAAGATAAGGATGTAATGATGCCTGCAATGACCTGTATGGATGGTTTCATCCTGTCTCATGTTTATGAGCCCGTGGTATTGCTGGAACAGGATCTTGTGGATGAATATCTGCCTGCTTTTGAACCGGAATATACACTCGATCCTAAAAACCCGCTGACCTTCGGTGCCTTTGCAGATCCGAGTGCATATACGGAATTCAGGTATCTGCAGCAACAGGCAATGGATAATGCACTACCCAAAATAGAAGAAGCTGCCAATGAGTTCTATGAGATATTTGGAAGGTACTATGGTGGCCTGATTGATGAATATGAGACAGAAGATGCTGACATCATACTCATGGCTATGGGTTCACTTGTGGGAACCATCAGGGATGTCGTGGATAAACTCCGTGCGAAAGGAGTCAAGGTTGGTTTGCTTAAAGTAAGGACTTTCAGGCCATTCCCGGCAGAAGCAATAAAGAATGTTATCAAGGATGCCAAAGTCGTTGTCGCACTTGACAAGAACATCTCTTTAGGACTCAATGAAGGTTCTCTCTTTACCGAGACCAAGGCAAGCCTGTATAATACTAAGGTTGATGTCCCGATAGTGGGCAGGATGCTTGGCCACGGTGGTCGTGACATTCCCGTAAAAACCATTGAGGACATTGTAGAGGAAGCCAAAGGCATAATCTCTTCGGGTATCAATACTGAGAGCAAATATGCTGATCTGAAGGAGGAATTGTTGTGA
- the porB gene encoding pyruvate synthase subunit PorB, whose translation MKSLFTSGHRGCAGCCDAMVAKFTLMAAGEDCIVISPTGCLEVMSTPYPETSWEVPWIHSLFENAGAVASGVEAALKAMGKKGDTKVIALAGDGATLDIGMRSISGAFERGHDITYVCIDNEAYMNTGVQRSGATPFDASTTTSPAGKVSYGNPRPKKNMPAIMAAHGSPYIATTSLGYPKDMIKKIKKATEIEGPTYIHAHAPCTTGWGFDTSKTVEVAKLAVQTGLWPLYEMENGEVTKVRKIGKQKKPVEDYLKMQKRFKHLFKMEGGEEQLKLIQALADKNIEDFGLE comes from the coding sequence GTGAAATCATTGTTTACATCAGGACACCGTGGTTGCGCAGGTTGCTGTGACGCAATGGTGGCCAAGTTCACCCTTATGGCCGCAGGGGAAGACTGTATCGTTATATCTCCTACCGGCTGTCTGGAAGTTATGAGTACACCCTATCCTGAAACTTCCTGGGAGGTTCCATGGATACACTCCCTTTTCGAGAATGCAGGAGCTGTGGCTTCTGGTGTGGAAGCTGCCCTTAAAGCAATGGGTAAGAAAGGTGATACCAAGGTAATCGCTCTGGCGGGAGATGGTGCTACCCTTGATATAGGGATGAGGTCCATTTCCGGTGCCTTTGAGCGGGGTCATGATATTACCTATGTATGTATCGATAATGAGGCATACATGAATACCGGTGTGCAGAGAAGTGGTGCCACACCCTTTGATGCATCCACCACAACAAGCCCTGCCGGAAAGGTTTCCTATGGGAATCCCAGACCCAAAAAGAACATGCCTGCAATTATGGCAGCTCATGGTTCTCCATACATTGCCACAACTTCCCTTGGTTATCCCAAGGACATGATCAAGAAGATCAAGAAAGCAACAGAGATTGAAGGTCCCACCTACATCCATGCCCATGCGCCCTGTACCACAGGTTGGGGTTTTGACACTTCAAAGACCGTGGAAGTTGCAAAACTGGCAGTACAGACCGGTCTGTGGCCGCTGTATGAAATGGAAAACGGTGAAGTTACAAAGGTACGCAAGATAGGTAAACAGAAAAAACCTGTCGAGGATTATCTCAAGATGCAGAAGCGGTTCAAACATCTTTTCAAAATGGAAGGTGGAGAGGAACAGCTCAAACTGATCCAGGCACTTGCAGATAAAAATATTGAAGATTTCGGGCTTGAATAA